The segment ttgtttgttttttcacaacactgtgtctcagcaggggatcttaatatttaagaagctattaatgtgttataccagattaacgggaataatctcagctaactgacgatacaaaccatttttaccaaaacaaaacacaagtctcataagaagcatctaaatgacccctgagcgaaaaatgctaacgcactttggcacagaactcaagataaaagcaacctgatctcaccagaatgcgtgactccaccacgactccttcacaccgcattgcgtggtggagttatgtgtaacgttgctgccttcttggccaggtcagcattgaaaatgagattgtatctcaatgcttttatctggttaaataaagattaaataaaaaaataaaaagattccaatcacttgtatatagactcttattgcactatttgttctgtgtttctgtgttattgtgttgcacttaCTCTGGGTAGTCTAGTGTATtttgccatccaaaaactccgaaaaaatattagtttctccgaattgaagggggaaaatacaaaagcattgtacacaattcaaaccaatcaatgttgtgtaattaacaaggatgatctggtgtttttgagttgatgagtagtgcagatatcactgtaaaatcaatcgacagtaaggagaaaacttacttccgggtgtaaaattctccgttatccaatgggaatggccgctcgtaatacaatagagGACATGATcaatatcttttaaataacgttaactaaagggaacaatctatttgacacagctgaagcactGGCCTTCCTtcaaaactaactaatttaataaaaatcacagttgcattacacacaatgcactgttttttgagaacacaaattcgtaactaatgtaatatttacattctgacgaaaaataaaaataattatgaatacaaataaaataaaagaagcctcccgtgagttactacaagctataaagtagatttaaaaaacgttttatagaataaaagctcactgcgggacattgtagaaatgcgtgtgtgcaccacgacaaaggagcctcattcactttacattggggttgtttacgtggtgccgacacgtacatgtaacaaagttcgtgactccaccacgcattctggtgagatcaggttgatcaaattgtatttatatagctcAAAATCAcaagtttgatttgatttagtCTGTACAGATCAACAAACATGAATgatagtttaaaaacacaataaaatgACACCATAGACCACAATAGTAATGTGATAGTGTATACAAATGAAGGATCCAGGGGGATGTCAAAATGCTTCCTGCATGGTTTTCATGAACTGCaacactaacattttatttaaaatccaAAGTAACAAGCAATGAAGCAAATATATGCACATTTTAAACATGTGAAAACGCCCTTCACCTCTTTCTCAATCGGCCTCATGTTTTGAGTTCAGTGTGCAGCCAATTCAGCTGATGGGTGTCTGATTGGACGCAGGTGTGCTGCTCTGATGAGGATAATGATCGgctagagtttaaaaagctCCACCGCTCACACTGAACCATAGGCCTACTGTGAGTCAGTCAGGAAAACAGAGAGCAGCTGACCAGGTTCCTGTTATCAGTTTCACTTATGGAGGCCTTTCATGTTCAGGTTATCCTCCTTGTAGGACTCTGTGTTAGCTCCTCTTTTGCTTTCCCGCCCACAAAAGATGCTTTGTTTCAGAGCCTTGCGAACACAGGCAGGTCAGAACtcgggcagcagcagcagaagtcTCCGGCTGAGGAACCGCAGCAGGTGAATACCGTCAGAGTGACCTGCCATCCAGACTCTTTGGAGATTGTTATCAAAGCCGATATGTTTGCGGTTGGAGCTCCTGTTGATGGTGACGAGCTACGCCTGGGAGTAGAGACCAACAACCAGTACTGCAGAGCTACAGCGTCTTCAGCAGATGAGTACAGTATCAGTGTTGGACTTGTGGAGTGCGGCACCAGACACTGGgtaactttaaatatatttcatTTCAAATCTGATTCATTAAAGCTTCTAGTTTTAAACACGTCTACTCTCCACAGGTAACTGAGGACTCTCTGATCTACACAAACCTCCTCATATACTCTCCTGAGGCTTCTCTATATGGTGTTGTTCGAATGGACGAGGCTATCATTCCAATTGAGTGTCATTACGAAAGgtctttgtttttaaagctcacATTGTAAAAATCTTTGAATGATGTccgtttgttttttttaaatgcatatttttgtTTCTTAGGAAGTACAGTTTGTCCAGTTCTTCACTCATGCCTACCTGGATCCCCTTCATGTCGACccaggctgcagtggaaatgttgcAGTTTAACTTGAGAATCATGACAAGTGGGTTTTGATAATTTCTCATGTTATGCGTTGTCATGTCTCTATTtgcacttagtacttttttctgTCCGTGTGCAGGTGACTGGCAGCACAAAAGAGGCTCTAATGTGTTTCATATCGGTGAGCCCATCAGCATCGAGGCCTCGGTCAGAATTGGGCATCACATCGGGCTCCGAGTGTTTGTGAGCAGCTGCGTGGCTACACTGAGCCCTGACATGCACTCCAGCCCCAGGCATGCCTTCATTGAAAATGGGTAAGGCTTCAAATTGCTAAATGTCTTTTTCTGACCCTAGAGGGAGCTGTTTAATGTGTAGGGCTCTTCAAGTGGTTTAATTCAGATGCGAGCAATGCTGACTCGAGTGACAGGTTAATAAAAGATCAGTCCTTTAGTGTCGTCTTCAAGTTAGCTAAGGCTAGCTGCGGTTTGCTTTTAATCTTTGGTATTCTAGATCCTTTCTGTGCCACCATTTATGCACAGGTCAGATTTGTGCAGTTCTGACTCTCAAGAACTACTTCCAGAACTTGCCTATATGACTAGAAATGTTAGTGGtggagttgcattgtgggtaatgtagaCTCTGGTTATAGTAGTCAATGAGTGCTAATTTAAGTTATTTTTGTTTGTGCTCATCATAGGTGCTTTGTTGACTCTCAGCTTCCAGGTTCAAGGTCTCAATTCTTAGCCAGGACACAGGATGACAAGCTCCACATGTCCATTGATGCCTTCAGATTTTATAATGAGGACAGAGGGGAGGTGAGGCTCTATTAAATTGCCTTAACCATGATTGTTTGTGCATGTTTCCCAACACCTGCTTTTCTCATAGCTCTACATCACATGTCACCTGAATGCCGTGCCAATAAATAAAGCAGACGCACCAAACAAGGCGTGCACTTTTGTGAATGGAAGGCAAGTGAGATCCAGTCTAATATGTCAAAttacacacaaaaaacaaagtattggtgctgaatgtttttttaatttatcaGATGGAGGTCCGCTGATGGTAATGACTACTTATGTGGGCAATGCAAAAGACCACTTGAAGTTGAGCAAACTCCCAGTAAGCCCAGCAGCCCGAGCAAGTTTAGGCCTCGAGGGTTTGTGAAGCCAGAAGAGCGTGAACCCCTCTGGAGGAGCGGACTGAAGACCAGTACAGGCATGTAGAAACTTGTATGATTTAATATTGGCTGCAGATGTCGTCATAATGATCAATGTTGACGCATGTTTTGGCATAGGTGTTAGACATGATGATGGCTGGGTAACTGAATTAACATGCATTGTGCTGGTTTGTGTTAGTGTGGGAACATCAGGCCAGAGTGGGTCCCATGATGGTCTTGCCAGCCAAGCAGAAAAGCCGGCCCATTCCTACAGGGGAGCTTTCTTCCGTTCTTGATCAAACCAGCAGATCTACAATGTATGGCAGACAGTGGAGGAGTGGAATAAACAGAGTTGGTAAATCAATACCAGTATTCAATTATTCTTTGTTCATTTGAAACCTTTAACAATCTCTAAATTGAGATTAAAATGGCCCATAATTAAATCTTAATGTTGAATTGTTTTTCTGTCAAAGATCAGAGGAAAGGACTGCTTCCTGATTCATCATCGACCCAAAACCAGGTGGACGTTCTGACTTTAGCTTCTGCGCAGAATAAAGACGAAGACAAAAATGGAACCGACAAAAGGTTAAATGTGAAAAGTCTtaactcttttttttaaatggcactcTGGAATGCACATTTTACATTAACACATTTCTTCTGCGATTACAGATGATTATGCTGAGGAAGTTCCTGAACTTCTAGAAAAAACCTCTCCTGAGGCCCACCTGCAGTCGAATGCAGCGGTGCTGAACAGTACCCACACAGCGGCGCTCGATGAAGTCCTCCAAACTGCTGTGCCCCCACTGTCAACCACCACTGCAACAGAAGCTGACCTTTCTGAAACAATGGACCCAAAGAGATAATAAATTATTCAAATTGTTATTTGTTTGCTTTTCTTAATGTTGtaatacaaaaggaaaactgatGACCTGCTCACAGCTAAACACAATTAAATGCAAACAAAATGGTTTCCTTATTAGCCATAGTATTCCATGTAACGGTGTTACGGCCCGCCCCCTACTCCGTGGTAGTGGCTTGTGGGGAGACCCGcaacataaaataaaacacacaaCGTCCAGTACTTAACAGCGgtaatttaattaaatgtacagCCGTTACTCACACAGGCCAACCGGCAAAAGAACAAGGTCTGGAGAACTGGCCAAAAGAAACAAAGGcccgagccagccacaccacgggcTGTAGGACCCAGAGCTTCCCTCCCCTAACAGAAATCTAAAACGCTTTCTGAAACTAAATAAAGCCACGAAAACTAGACTACCatgggggtatactacgaagcaggattttcgcttagccggctaaattcagggaaaactccggctttccggttctctttttagcaggctagatctccatggtaacttatgcttagcggctaacctgtgACGTCAAAATCATTTAACACCTTTTCCAAGACAGCTGCAGAGCGCCTCAAAGAACATCAAAGCTCGGAAACTATTCAATGAAAATATATAGTTTTacagttaaattaaacaaaggcCAGGATGAAGGTGTCTTAAGCTCTTTTAATTAATACCTAAACACAACTTCAAAGGGGCTTGCTTATAGTTAATAAAGTAATTAAACAATAAAAAGACAAGATCATTGGACCTGTTAATCCCCaaggtccccgccggcgggAGTAGTAGTAATGATGCCGCTTTCGTCAAATTAGTATGCAAATAACGTGACAGGTGGACACGCCccaaattatgcaaatgagagaAGTCCGCctcccattggccaatgagctaagtcccgcctcccattgtcccgcctcccattctttgatgtgtgtgttatcagatTGGAGTGAAAGCCCCCCgcgtagttctttgatgtacTGTATAAGTGCTCTCTttgagttaaggtatttgacccctgcccctgagagttgagtaattagccttgtaatcagatgtatttgacccctgcccctcagatccctttgtctaatctaattagcctttgatgtttgccctttgatgtgatgtgttataacaggcaggtgtgatttcacattggtgaaagcctttgatgttaatctctgTATAAATGCCTACCCTCCCAGCCTCCCTCCTTTGCCCCACCCCTCCTGAGGCTATGGCCAGCAGAGGAGTGTATAGAgatacgctcaaactaaataataggccagtcatttccactcaccaagtcacctttcaaaaaagaaaaatgtccgAGAGACGTCTCGAATTGGGTTTAATTAGCCTGTGTGACAACTTGCAGCCaaccgtctgaagcgccagtcaagaaacgaatgcagcatctgCGAGGGGTTCAGATGTCtgcctgtgcacaaacttatctcgcgcACTCTTTTGGTCATGTGAGCGATCGTGggggttggaggaggggctctgtgaggaagtggcagattttcccccggttgtgtactttcaaattctagctcactcgagatggtttaTCCAAAAtgaccagggttgggttgtaacggaatacatgtaacggcgttacgtaatctaattacttattggaattattggtggaaagatttcctctcaacatgtaatattcattactagtaggtacagccgattcgaatcatcagagcagccgcagatggaccaaaaaagcgtttgaaaaaaaatcacgGGTCccctcgctcagtgaaacaataacaacgaaacatggaggaacaaaagtctgcgtttaaatcgcgtgtgtgtgtgtataggtgtgtgtggttaaaacacatcagctacGCCGCTCTTTCGCCTTACTAattattatttctgaaggtatccACAGTGAAGGCactgcgtgaaaggcactgcgtgaaaggcactcgtcttctcagaggctgagttaaccctcccgctgcctcctggtgctgcagagatttcatgaagtgaaggaggttttccttctataaatcagctgtgggcagcagacacTGTGAAAGTCACAGatatgaatacatagatcaaggcagactggtgcacacactctcctgttttggcaatccggtgcttaaacaaatatagctctccacccctggccgaaatgtccttaaaatgaagtccgagttcgacatttggcaggacagaaggcgacacgcccgttctaagccgtgtccctcactcctcacatcccaagctgcattcccagaaagtgtattatgttgttacatcgtttcagatgttatgtctcagttgtgctcttgatacgccattaaaacggtaaaaacacgttcagtttccttttgctttttgtgtctcctgttcaccaaaacatacccatctgtgatggaaaaataaagtaatccaaaagtaatctaaaagtaatctgattacattacttttttaagacacgtaactgtaactctattcggattactttcagagccatgtaatcagtaatcagtaactgattacatttacaaagtaaccctcccaaccctgaaaatgacctacccctacCTTTAAGAACAATTCACACTGCCCAAGTAGATGTTCAGGAgtctcttggaagtatacgaatgcagtatatgttttacaaagggggtattcatgttatttttaaaagatcttatttaggtttttattagtgatacctgaggatattctcttttttaattgtagggactgtgaactaatgtgtaattactttttactaactataataaaagtctctctgaagagggggaaataataaaacaattttaaaaacatgatctttgtcttttttataattactttacaccactataaggaaacccaatattaaGTTGTGTGAGGTTGTACTAGGGATAATATTAGAATGTTGCTGTACCCATAAAAGAGAAGTatctttaaaaaatgtgtttctgctccatttcactccatgaagcctccactcaacataacatgtcccaccctcctcaccagaacatttaaaagtaaggggatggaaatagatgaaaataaatacactcaaactaaataacaagccagtcatttccactcacctagtcacctttcaaaaaaagaaaaatggtcaaGAGATGCctagatatgggtttaatcagcgagacgcctgtgacaacttacagccatctgTCCGGAGcaccaatcaagaaacgaatgcaatatctgtgccggattcagacgcctccagccgaagaacttcatgaagaatggactctgaaaaatggcgatgtttggggttatgtattcaactatatggggaatgaactgcatttatacaatctgaagaatggagaaacgtatggaccacGTAGTGTTAAAgtgacactgacctcaacagattgggctgtgttaactctggtgtcttccagagatctccacgcaaccactgtatcggaagaagtagtgcatcaagaaaccatagtggaaccatcggtgtacaagatatttgcaaagaaaagcaaagaaacacagacagcatgcgagatcaaagcagagatttcaccgccgcctctcaatgtggaggaagaaggagttatttccccgctgccagaagtgagaagagtcctgacaagatggaacatagtcaaaaaGTGTAAATTCTTGTCTCCGCCCAAATAAAACCCATtatttatagtgaaaaccacccttgaatgataggttagtagcctaaaagct is part of the Pseudochaenichthys georgianus chromosome 24, fPseGeo1.2, whole genome shotgun sequence genome and harbors:
- the LOC117439459 gene encoding zona pellucida sperm-binding protein 3-like, giving the protein MEAFHVQVILLVGLCVSSSFAFPPTKDALFQSLANTGRSELGQQQQKSPAEEPQQVNTVRVTCHPDSLEIVIKADMFAVGAPVDGDELRLGVETNNQYCRATASSADEYSISVGLVECGTRHWVTEDSLIYTNLLIYSPEASLYGVVRMDEAIIPIECHYERKYSLSSSSLMPTWIPFMSTQAAVEMLQFNLRIMTSDWQHKRGSNVFHIGEPISIEASVRIGHHIGLRVFVSSCVATLSPDMHSSPRHAFIENGCFVDSQLPGSRSQFLARTQDDKLHMSIDAFRFYNEDRGELYITCHLNAVPINKADAPNKACTFVNGRWRSADGNDYLCGQCKRPLEVEQTPSKPSSPSKFRPRGFVKPEEREPLWRSGLKTSTVWEHQARVGPMMVLPAKQKSRPIPTGELSSVLDQTSRSTMYGRQWRSGINRVDQRKGLLPDSSSTQNQVDVLTLASAQNKDEDKNGTDKR